In the Leifsonia sp. 466MF genome, one interval contains:
- a CDS encoding phospholipase C: protein MFRPSRLRRSPVALAGVALAGAAALAGAGILAGAPAVATAGGSHADHSAQTLTPIKHLVVIFDENVSFDHYFGTYPNAANTDGTPFQASPRTPRTDTLTSSGTLTNNPNLYAPKRLTPAQAVTCDQNHSYAAEQAAVDGGKMDMFVQKTETDTCTGAYGAPGLVMDYYDGNTVTGLWNYAQNYAMSDNSWDTTFGPSTPGALNLISGQTHGGTAYDPKTGAVLTASTAVQSPDAKGVGTVIGDPDPAYDDCSDNDHTSSSAVVGMSGRNVGDLLNARGVSWGWFQGGFTPTTAWNGQAGSYAKCDAVTANIAGATPKDYSPHHSPFQYYKSTSNPHHLPPTSVKAIGHTDQANHQYDLTSFDAALKADNLPAVSFLKAPEAQDGHAGYSDPLDEQKFLVNEINALQKSDSWSSTAVVVAYDDSDGWYDHVAPKVANGSADPAVDSTVCTSVKRTQGGYADRCGPSQRLPMLVISPWAAQNRVDHTPVEQASVLRFIENNWLTGRIGDASFDTRAGSLGGMFDWFHPQQREVLLDPATGAVSSIVPTRPHWPTPPRGGWSAQP from the coding sequence GTGTTCAGACCCTCCCGTCTGCGCCGCTCCCCGGTCGCCCTCGCGGGTGTCGCGCTCGCCGGCGCGGCCGCCCTCGCCGGCGCCGGAATCCTCGCGGGTGCGCCCGCGGTCGCCACGGCCGGCGGCTCGCACGCCGACCACTCCGCCCAGACCCTCACCCCGATCAAGCACCTCGTCGTGATCTTCGACGAGAACGTCTCGTTCGACCACTACTTCGGGACCTACCCGAACGCCGCGAACACCGACGGGACGCCGTTCCAGGCGTCGCCGCGCACCCCGCGCACCGACACCCTCACGTCCTCCGGCACGCTGACGAACAACCCCAACCTGTACGCGCCGAAGCGGCTCACGCCCGCGCAGGCGGTCACGTGCGACCAGAACCACAGCTACGCCGCCGAGCAGGCCGCCGTCGACGGCGGGAAGATGGACATGTTCGTCCAGAAGACCGAGACCGACACCTGCACCGGCGCGTACGGCGCACCGGGGCTGGTCATGGACTACTACGACGGGAACACCGTCACGGGCCTGTGGAACTACGCCCAGAACTACGCCATGAGCGACAACAGCTGGGACACCACGTTCGGCCCGTCCACGCCGGGCGCGCTCAACCTCATCTCCGGTCAGACGCACGGCGGCACCGCGTACGACCCCAAGACCGGAGCCGTCCTCACCGCATCCACGGCCGTCCAGTCGCCCGACGCCAAGGGTGTCGGAACCGTGATCGGCGACCCCGACCCCGCCTACGACGACTGCTCGGACAACGACCACACGTCGTCCTCCGCCGTGGTCGGCATGTCCGGCCGCAACGTCGGCGACCTGCTCAACGCGCGCGGTGTCAGCTGGGGCTGGTTCCAGGGCGGATTCACGCCGACCACGGCCTGGAACGGCCAGGCCGGTTCCTATGCCAAGTGCGACGCGGTGACGGCCAACATCGCCGGCGCGACGCCGAAGGACTACTCGCCGCACCACTCCCCGTTCCAGTACTACAAGTCCACCTCGAACCCGCACCACCTGCCGCCGACCTCGGTGAAGGCGATCGGGCACACCGACCAGGCGAACCACCAGTACGACCTGACGTCGTTCGACGCGGCCCTGAAGGCGGACAACCTGCCGGCCGTGTCCTTCCTGAAGGCCCCGGAGGCGCAGGACGGCCACGCGGGATACTCCGACCCGCTGGACGAGCAGAAGTTCCTGGTGAACGAGATCAACGCCCTCCAGAAGTCGGACAGCTGGTCGAGCACCGCCGTGGTCGTCGCCTACGACGACTCCGACGGCTGGTACGACCACGTCGCCCCGAAGGTCGCGAACGGGTCCGCCGACCCGGCCGTCGACTCGACGGTGTGCACGAGCGTCAAGCGCACGCAGGGCGGCTACGCCGACCGCTGCGGGCCGAGCCAGCGCCTCCCCATGCTGGTCATCTCGCCCTGGGCCGCCCAGAACCGCGTCGACCACACGCCGGTCGAGCAGGCCAGCGTGCTGCGCTTCATCGAGAACAACTGGCTGACCGGACGCATCGGCGACGCCTCGTTCGACACGCGCGCCGGATCGCTCGGCGGGATGTTCGACTGGTTCCACCCGCAGCAGCGGGAGGTGCTCCTCGACCCGGCGACGGGTGCGGTCAGCTCGATCGTCCCCACCCGCCCGCACTGGCCGACGCCTCCGCGCGGCGGCTGGTCGGCG